The genomic region ATGGTATACTTAAAATGGCTTGATGTCAAGACCCAAATGCTTGGTATTGCAGGCCTTAATATAGGCGTGCTGTGTAGGCGCGCACAAAGGTTAAAATGGAGGGACCATGGAGACAGAACAGACATTGGTTCTAATTAAACCGGACGGTGTTCAACGTGGACTCATTGGTGAAGTCATCTCTCGCTACGAACACAAGGGGCTCAAAATCGTTGGGATGAAACTACTACAGTTCCCGCGCGATACGGCAGAAACACTCTACGCCATCCATCAGGAAAAACCCTTTTACGATGTACTTATCGAATTCATAATCTCGGCACCTATTGTCGCCTTAGCTATTGAAGGACGGGGCGCAATAGAATTAGTACGTATCCTCAACGGAGAGACCGACCCAAAGGAATCACAACCGGGAACCATCCGAGGCGATTTCTCAATTAACATAACGCACAACATTGTACACGCATCGGACTCTCTACAGAGTGCCCACCGCGAATTAGAGATAGTGTTCGCACCTGAAGAACGCTACAAGTATCACCGAATGGATGAAGCAATCCTACATCCGCCGGTGGTGTAACATATACGCAGCCAACTGCGTTTTTATTTCGGACGCACAATTACTCAAAATTTTGTTCGAGTATTTTTGTGCAAAAGTATGAAAAACAACTGGAGGTTAAAAATAAGTGAAAATTATTAACGTATGCGCGTTAATCATCATGCTTACCCTCGGACTCGCATTTAGTGTCTACGCCGGTAAAGCCGACTGCGAAAATTTGGATGGTAAAGGCGCGAAACCGGTCAAAGAGGTCGGTAAAGAAGCTGATGCTACTCAGAACGACTATGATGAGGTCGTCGAAGAGGATGATAGGAAAGGTGTCACCTATCTCTCCTTTATCGGTGGTAGCCAACCGAAACCAAATGCTTGTGGACTTTCCCCTAAGAACCCTGAAGCCGAATGGACAGGCTGGGGTGGACCCATAGATACAGACAACGCCACAATCGGTGAAGGTGCCGGCACCCGAAACGAAATCGTCATCGGCGGTATCTACTTTGAACGTGGAATCGGAAGCCACTCCGTTGCCACGGTCGTTTACGATTTAACAGGCGACAATTACCTTAAATTTGAAGGTTACGTCGGTATGTCAGACGAAAAAGATCCAGCTGAGTGTGGACACGGCGGCAGCGGTGATTTCGTCTTCACTATTGATGGAAAACAGGCTTTCAAATCTGAGAAGCTTCTCGGTACCGATGGCGGAAAAAACGTTGATGCTGTTAAAGTGGAAATTGACATTCCTGCCAACGCCAAGGAACTTGAAATTGTCATGGGTGATGGCGGCGACGGTGCCGGATGTGACCACTCCGCAATTGGCGATGCCAAACTCCTCAACGCCCAAGCACTCGCTGTTGAACCTGCTAACAAACTACCTACAATCTGGGGACATTTGAAAGATAGTTATTAGACGTTGAGAATCTTTTAAAGTTTTAAAACCTGGTTTAGAAAAGGCACATTGTGTACAAACACAGAAGGCTTCGTCTAAATCAGGTTTTTTCTTGCAATTTTATGTCATATATTTTACTATAAACTATATTTAGAAATGAATCCTAACGCCGTAGCGCGCTTTGCAAGTACGCTCACGGTCAATATTAGAAGGAAAAAACTATGAAAAAAGTTCTATTAACGCTCGGTATAGTATGTTTCAGCCTCATCGCTGTTAATGTCAGCACCGCCGAGATTGACCTTGAAACAGCAGTCGGTATATGGTTATTCGACGAAGGCAAAGGTGGTGTCGCTGCTGATCTTTCTTCCGAAGGAAATGAGGGAGAACTCGTCAAATCTCCTGCATGGGTAGATGGCAAATTCGGCAAGGCACTCGAATTTGATGGAAAAGCGAGTTGTGTCTCGACTGGGCAGAAACTCCTTGATAATCTTGAAGAATTTACTATTCTCACTTGGGTAAAAACCACAAGTGCCCCTGCAAACCGGACTGGACTCGTCGGACAGAACGATTCTCCGGAGTTCGGTTTTATTGATGCCAATTCTATCAACCTCTGGACACCCACGGCTGGTGGAACAACCAATCCTTGGAAATTCAAACACGGTGATGGTAAATGGCACCACGTCGGATGTGTCGCTACGACGGAATACGTCCACGTTTATATTGATGGTGAGTATATCGAGAAGAAGGGTGGCTGGGCAAATCACGGCACATCTGCCTTTAACGTCAATATTGGTGGGTGTGGTGTCTGGGATCCAGCTGGAAACTTCTTCCCAGGCGCGATGGACGAAGTCGCCATTTTCCACTCGGCACTGGAACAAGCAGACGTTCAGGAACTGATGGAAAAAGGATTTAGTGCATATCTTGCAGTCGATCCGAGAGACAAACTCGGTACGACCTGGGGGCATATTAAATCAACGCACCATTTCAAATAGGAACCCCATCTTTTCCAACGCTCGTAGACGTACTGTGTTATAGTAACAGGACTTACGCCTCCGTTGCTGGCGAGGTTTAAAACCTCGCCAGCGGCGCGTGGAATGTCCGTAGTTATCAGAAAATTGCGTAAGTCCTAAGTAAATTCTGTAGTGCGTCTATGAGTAACCTTCCGGTTGACGTTCCTACTCGTCACACATACCGGCACCTCTACTTTGATTCACGCAGTTCCCTGAGTTTGTCTAACGCAACCTTATTTCTCGGTTCTAATTCTAAAACCCGTTCAAAGGCACCAATCGCCTCGGGGATATTTCCAAGTTCCTGATAAGCAACACCTAAAGCACCATAAGCGCGAACGTGCCTCGCCTCAATTGAGATAACTTTTTTAAACAGTGAGACGGCTTCGAGATAGTCCTCTTTCATCAGAGCAATTAAGCCGAGTCTATAAACGGCTTGGGCATCTGTTGCATCATGGGTGATGACCTGTTTGTAGTGTGGCTCGGCTGCTGCATAACGCTGTTTTTTCCAATAGGCACCGGCAAGATCGCGATGCACGGACAGCTTAGATGGCACGAGTTCAAGTGCCTTCTGATAATGCTGAATCGCCTCTCCAAGTTGTCCCGTGTTCTCATACACCGTCGCAAGATTTGCGTGTACATTTGAGAAAAAAGTGTCGTAATCCGAAGGGTTCAACTGTCCGTGAGATTTGCTATCTGTTTTATTTTTTTTAAACTGAAGAACCATTCGACACGCACGGATCGCTGCAGCCGTCTGTCCGATTTCATAATAGATCTGTCCTATATAGTTATAAGCTTGTGCTTTCAAGTAGGTTATCTCGTCTATACTTCTCTCCTTCTGAACCTCTATATCCTTATCGAGTAGCGAGAGGAGACGTTCTAATACGGCTAAGGCTTCGTGGTGTTGTGCCGTATAGAGCAGTGAAACGGCATAGTCGAACCAGACCTTTATATCTTTCTGTGTGTCTGATATAAGCGGTTCAAATTCAG from Candidatus Poribacteria bacterium harbors:
- a CDS encoding NPCBM/NEW2 domain-containing protein, producing the protein MKIINVCALIIMLTLGLAFSVYAGKADCENLDGKGAKPVKEVGKEADATQNDYDEVVEEDDRKGVTYLSFIGGSQPKPNACGLSPKNPEAEWTGWGGPIDTDNATIGEGAGTRNEIVIGGIYFERGIGSHSVATVVYDLTGDNYLKFEGYVGMSDEKDPAECGHGGSGDFVFTIDGKQAFKSEKLLGTDGGKNVDAVKVEIDIPANAKELEIVMGDGGDGAGCDHSAIGDAKLLNAQALAVEPANKLPTIWGHLKDSY
- a CDS encoding LamG domain-containing protein, with translation MKKVLLTLGIVCFSLIAVNVSTAEIDLETAVGIWLFDEGKGGVAADLSSEGNEGELVKSPAWVDGKFGKALEFDGKASCVSTGQKLLDNLEEFTILTWVKTTSAPANRTGLVGQNDSPEFGFIDANSINLWTPTAGGTTNPWKFKHGDGKWHHVGCVATTEYVHVYIDGEYIEKKGGWANHGTSAFNVNIGGCGVWDPAGNFFPGAMDEVAIFHSALEQADVQELMEKGFSAYLAVDPRDKLGTTWGHIKSTHHFK
- the ndk gene encoding nucleoside-diphosphate kinase, whose translation is METEQTLVLIKPDGVQRGLIGEVISRYEHKGLKIVGMKLLQFPRDTAETLYAIHQEKPFYDVLIEFIISAPIVALAIEGRGAIELVRILNGETDPKESQPGTIRGDFSINITHNIVHASDSLQSAHRELEIVFAPEERYKYHRMDEAILHPPVV